One Megasphaera elsdenii DSM 20460 genomic window carries:
- the csy3 gene encoding type I-F CRISPR-associated protein Csy3: MAKKTTDIASVLAFEKKMVASDAYMYSTTWENKEAVPIQLVEKSVRGTISNRLNKAAVRNDPLKLNAEVQKPNLQTVDSAALPLEQDTLKLCFTLKFLAGVQNPSACNNSTHYAGIQKMGQGYIEKYGFKEVAKRYAMNLANGRFLWRNRIGAEKIEIVVSMDEENKSWTFDAYQYDLKSFDQDDEQVDELSGYIADALCGKRNYAFFKVTAYVLLGSGQDVYPSEELILDKGRGKKSKVLYSVNGIAAMHSQKISNALRTIDTWYPDYEDGIGPIAIETYGSVTALGRAYRTPKDKKDFYTLFDAWSTGNELSCEEDEHYVMAVLVRGGVFGQSGKDDE; the protein is encoded by the coding sequence ATGGCTAAAAAAACGACGGACATCGCGTCTGTACTGGCGTTTGAAAAAAAGATGGTAGCTTCAGATGCTTATATGTACAGTACGACTTGGGAAAACAAAGAAGCAGTACCCATTCAATTGGTAGAAAAATCCGTACGCGGTACGATTTCCAATCGTTTGAACAAAGCGGCGGTCCGGAATGATCCGCTGAAACTTAATGCAGAAGTGCAGAAACCGAATCTGCAGACGGTTGACAGTGCCGCCCTTCCTCTTGAGCAAGATACGCTGAAACTTTGCTTTACATTGAAATTTTTAGCAGGTGTGCAGAACCCTTCGGCCTGCAATAATTCGACTCACTACGCGGGAATCCAGAAGATGGGGCAGGGCTATATTGAAAAATATGGTTTCAAGGAAGTAGCCAAGCGATATGCTATGAACTTAGCCAATGGCCGGTTTTTATGGCGCAATCGTATTGGTGCTGAAAAAATCGAAATTGTTGTTTCTATGGATGAAGAAAATAAATCGTGGACGTTTGATGCCTATCAATATGATTTAAAATCTTTTGATCAGGATGATGAACAAGTCGATGAATTATCTGGTTATATTGCGGATGCTTTATGCGGCAAGAGAAACTATGCGTTTTTTAAAGTCACAGCATATGTCTTGTTGGGCAGCGGTCAAGATGTTTATCCTAGTGAAGAACTCATTTTAGATAAAGGCCGAGGTAAAAAGAGCAAGGTTTTGTACTCAGTGAATGGTATAGCAGCCATGCATTCTCAGAAAATCAGCAATGCCTTACGGACCATTGACACATGGTATCCAGACTATGAAGACGGTATCGGACCAATCGCTATTGAAACCTATGGTTCTGTAACGGCTTTAGGACGGGCATACCGGACGCCAAAAGACAAAAAAGATTTTTATACGTTATTTGATGCCTGGTCCACAGGCAATGAATTATCTTGCGAAGAAGATGAACATTACGTCATGGCTGTCCTGGTACGCGGTGGTGTCTTCGGCCAAAGCGGAAAGGATGATGAATGA
- the csy2 gene encoding type I-F CRISPR-associated protein Csy2, whose translation MREAVLIVSGIHIQNANALSSTFTIGFPAMTAWLGAVHALQRRLNRQSEFSELRFTKTGVICHGYQLQTHKGTGDWISSIIGTTNPLRKKGNAFVRPPFIEEARIHLLVDLVIEVQKLGPEMGDLLEPMVRENMLTMKIAGGDVLSVDKIDVQRIDRDNESAVVRKLILPLMSGYAVIERRDLMNEDTGEDTLGVLLHYLAVYSTPLVDKEGRVISWQQQRATPGWLVPLAVGFRALSPLQKVKRQRDAEKTHCFVEPLVTLGEFKMLHRLRSLDDLFWHYEYDETQGTYLCKNE comes from the coding sequence ATGAGAGAAGCGGTTTTGATTGTATCAGGCATTCACATTCAAAATGCCAATGCGTTGAGCAGTACTTTTACTATCGGTTTTCCTGCGATGACGGCCTGGCTGGGGGCTGTTCATGCTTTACAGCGGCGTCTTAACCGGCAGTCGGAATTTTCGGAACTGCGCTTTACGAAAACAGGGGTGATTTGTCATGGTTACCAACTGCAGACTCACAAAGGCACAGGTGACTGGATTTCTTCGATTATTGGCACAACTAATCCGCTGCGAAAAAAAGGCAATGCTTTTGTAAGGCCGCCGTTTATTGAAGAAGCAAGAATTCATCTTCTCGTCGATTTAGTCATTGAAGTACAGAAATTGGGGCCGGAAATGGGCGATTTGCTGGAACCAATGGTACGCGAAAATATGCTGACGATGAAAATTGCTGGCGGAGACGTTCTTTCTGTAGACAAAATAGACGTGCAGCGGATTGATCGAGATAACGAGAGTGCGGTAGTACGGAAACTTATTCTGCCGTTGATGTCGGGGTATGCAGTGATTGAGCGACGGGATTTGATGAATGAAGATACTGGTGAAGATACACTAGGAGTGCTGCTTCATTATTTAGCCGTCTACTCGACGCCGCTTGTCGATAAAGAGGGAAGAGTTATTTCCTGGCAGCAACAACGCGCAACGCCAGGCTGGCTCGTTCCGCTGGCTGTAGGATTCAGGGCGTTATCGCCTTTGCAGAAAGTGAAGCGGCAGCGTGATGCGGAGAAGACTCACTGTTTTGTAGAACCGCTGGTAACATTAGGTGAATTTAAGATGCTGCATCGGCTTAGATCATTAGATGATTTGTTTTGGCATTATGAATATGATGAAACACAAGGAACCTATCTTTGTAAAAATGAATAG
- a CDS encoding type I-F CRISPR-associated protein Csy1 — MGIFMDYVVENSAKKKKTHNAWLQSVVDRIPSCTLSTHVGKFTNPEVKVNILDRGQGTNREYVSTDTVTHDIDIVVSSAAYLSTASLLMLPLEDRQLVLLHLKQRDLALKKDFTSLGIDYEKVCTDVDGLFQAALPDHTDQNLKQVYFPVSDGNYHLLTVMPSSSLLLQLKKRIDDMGSEEREHKKSGEAYTKIFSLTGIGFGGTKPQNISTLNSRQHGIAYLLPSLPPQLKLRTLRFPKRDFFRESIPYRPLNDLLHQLHVILKTEKNNMGIRMQRDEVTAALVDLVLMTAYEFRKHEAGWSNQPSFSNLPQAQKIFLDDAYKADRSEGTWQQMISRSFARYIISQYEKVMKSEKIVLGDAELSYLQDAMKNVLEEEVRYGL; from the coding sequence GTGGGAATATTTATGGATTATGTCGTAGAAAATTCAGCGAAGAAAAAGAAAACACATAATGCTTGGCTGCAAAGTGTGGTTGATCGTATTCCTTCTTGTACCTTGTCGACGCATGTCGGTAAATTTACGAATCCTGAAGTAAAAGTAAATATTCTTGATAGAGGACAGGGAACAAATAGGGAATATGTGAGTACCGATACGGTGACACATGATATTGATATCGTTGTTTCTTCGGCAGCTTATTTAAGTACGGCGAGTTTATTGATGCTGCCTTTAGAAGATAGACAGTTGGTGCTTCTTCATCTCAAGCAGCGTGATTTAGCATTAAAAAAAGATTTCACTTCTCTCGGTATTGATTATGAAAAAGTTTGCACAGATGTTGATGGACTTTTTCAAGCCGCGCTGCCGGATCATACAGATCAGAATTTGAAGCAGGTCTATTTTCCCGTTTCAGACGGTAATTATCATTTATTAACTGTTATGCCGAGTTCCAGCTTGCTGTTACAGTTAAAGAAGCGAATCGATGACATGGGCAGCGAAGAAAGGGAACACAAAAAAAGCGGAGAAGCCTATACTAAGATATTCAGCCTTACGGGTATAGGTTTTGGCGGTACGAAACCGCAAAATATCAGTACCCTCAATTCACGTCAGCACGGAATTGCCTATTTATTGCCGTCTTTGCCGCCGCAGTTGAAACTAAGGACACTCCGCTTTCCCAAACGTGATTTTTTCCGTGAATCGATTCCTTATCGGCCTTTGAATGATTTACTGCATCAACTCCATGTCATTTTAAAGACAGAGAAAAATAATATGGGAATCCGCATGCAAAGAGATGAGGTAACGGCGGCACTGGTGGACCTTGTACTGATGACCGCTTATGAATTCCGTAAGCATGAAGCGGGTTGGAGCAATCAGCCTTCTTTTTCCAACTTGCCGCAGGCTCAGAAAATCTTCCTTGATGATGCGTATAAAGCTGACAGAAGTGAAGGTACGTGGCAGCAGATGATTAGCCGGAGTTTTGCACGCTATATTATTTCACAATACGAAAAGGTGATGAAATCTGAAAAAATCGTCTTAGGCGACGCTGAACTTTCTTATTTGCAAGACGCGATGAAGAATGTTTTAGAAGAGGAAGTGAGATATGGCTTATGA
- the cas6f gene encoding type I-F CRISPR-associated endoribonuclease Cas6/Csy4, with the protein MMFYQEITLYPSAEIPTSFLMTKVFMPLHFTLASQKEKLGEGRIGISFPRYTEESLGNKVRIFSKEREILESADIPQALRFLQDYIHLTAIREVAAPRIKGYAVYRRYQPDSSRFRKAKRYAKRNGISYEKAFKLMKTKKPRRLPYVQLKSKTTQQKFSLFIEKIEAPACEGNFNAYGLSQQATVPEF; encoded by the coding sequence ATGATGTTTTATCAGGAAATTACGCTGTACCCCAGTGCTGAAATTCCCACATCATTCTTGATGACGAAAGTATTCATGCCGCTGCATTTTACCTTAGCATCACAAAAAGAAAAACTAGGGGAAGGGAGGATAGGCATCTCTTTTCCCAGATACACTGAAGAATCATTGGGGAATAAAGTCCGCATTTTTTCAAAGGAAAGAGAAATACTTGAATCAGCTGACATTCCTCAAGCCTTGCGTTTCTTGCAGGATTACATCCATCTTACGGCGATTCGAGAGGTGGCCGCTCCTCGTATCAAGGGCTATGCCGTATATCGCCGCTATCAACCGGACAGCTCCCGCTTTCGAAAAGCCAAACGTTATGCAAAGAGAAATGGTATATCTTATGAAAAAGCCTTTAAATTGATGAAAACAAAAAAGCCTAGACGACTTCCGTACGTGCAGCTGAAAAGCAAAACGACTCAGCAGAAATTCAGCCTTTTCATTGAAAAAATAGAAGCTCCTGCTTGTGAGGGTAATTTTAACGCCTATGGTCTGAGCCAGCAGGCGACAGTACCGGAATTTTGA